A single genomic interval of Bacteroidota bacterium harbors:
- a CDS encoding four helix bundle protein, with protein sequence MRNFREYEIWKNAIELADIIYSITDKFPSDQKFGLTNQLQRSVVSISANIAEGASRISEKDFARFLEIALGSAYETESHLVIAQRRKFISDEAFNAISQVLIPLEKQITHLIMKLRH encoded by the coding sequence ATGCGTAATTTTCGTGAGTATGAAATTTGGAAAAATGCAATTGAATTGGCCGATATAATTTATAGTATCACAGATAAGTTTCCGAGTGATCAAAAGTTTGGGCTCACTAATCAATTACAAAGATCTGTTGTTTCTATTTCCGCAAATATTGCTGAGGGTGCATCAAGAATTTCAGAAAAAGATTTTGCAAGATTTTTAGAAATAGCTCTCGGCTCAGCTTATGAAACAGAAAGTCATTTGGTAATTGCACAAAGAAGAAAATTTATAAGTGATGAAGCATTTAATGCTATCTCACAAGTTTTAATTCCACTAGAAAAACAGATAACACATTTGATAATGAAATTGCGCCACTAA
- a CDS encoding Gfo/Idh/MocA family oxidoreductase has translation MNNPPTTFALIGLGHIGKRHAEMIVRQDNAELVAIADIKDKSALSLDEFDVPFFNSLDAMLQSGIPIDVINIATPNGLHAQMALQCLEAGKHIVIEKPMALTKHEAEEVMHKALEMNRYVFAVMQNRYSPPSRWIKDIVSNGILGKIYMVQVNCYWNRDDRYYKKGNWHGTKDLDGGTLFTQFSHFIDIMYWLFGDIKNIQAKFADHNHAELTDFEDSGFISFDFIKGGMGCINYSTSVWNKNLESSLTIIAENGSIKIGGQYMNEVEYCHIKDYEMPILEPTNPGNDYGAYKGSAANHNFVIENVVHVIQNKGRITTNALEGLKVVDIIERIYGAGVRAEGFGRRV, from the coding sequence ATGAATAATCCCCCTACCACCTTCGCCCTCATCGGCCTCGGCCACATCGGTAAACGACATGCTGAAATGATCGTCCGACAAGACAATGCTGAGCTCGTTGCTATCGCTGATATAAAAGATAAATCTGCTTTAAGTTTAGATGAATTTGATGTTCCCTTTTTTAATTCTTTAGATGCGATGTTGCAATCCGGAATTCCCATTGATGTAATAAATATTGCCACCCCCAATGGACTACATGCACAAATGGCTTTGCAGTGTCTCGAAGCAGGAAAACATATTGTCATCGAGAAACCAATGGCCCTCACAAAACACGAAGCAGAAGAAGTGATGCATAAAGCATTAGAGATGAATCGCTATGTGTTTGCTGTAATGCAGAACAGATATTCTCCTCCATCACGTTGGATAAAAGATATAGTGAGCAATGGCATCCTTGGAAAAATTTATATGGTTCAGGTAAACTGTTATTGGAATCGTGATGACCGTTATTATAAAAAAGGCAACTGGCACGGAACAAAAGATTTGGATGGCGGAACATTGTTTACACAGTTCTCACATTTTATAGATATTATGTATTGGTTGTTTGGTGATATAAAAAATATTCAAGCAAAATTTGCAGATCATAATCATGCTGAACTCACAGATTTTGAAGACAGTGGTTTCATCAGTTTTGATTTTATAAAAGGTGGTATGGGATGTATTAATTATTCTACTTCCGTATGGAATAAAAACCTCGAATCCAGCTTAACCATCATCGCAGAAAATGGCAGTATAAAAATTGGCGGACAATACATGAATGAAGTAGAGTATTGCCATATTAAAGATTATGAAATGCCCATCTTAGAACCCACAAATCCCGGTAATGATTATGGTGCGTATAAAGGATCTGCAGCCAATCATAATTTTGTAATTGAAAACGTAGTGCATGTAATTCAGAATAAAGGAAGAATAACTACAAATGCATTAGAAGGATTAAAAGTGGTGGATATTATTGAGAGGATTTATGGCGCAGGGGTGAGGGCAGAGGGCTTTGGGCGCAGGGTATAG
- a CDS encoding four helix bundle protein produces MSDFRFENLEIWKESILISNILFDKAEIAEKIKYYRFAEQLRGAALSISNNIAEGSGSFSKKDFALFLNFARRSIFECANILFIFELRNIITKEERAILYSRLLILSKQITNFRKSLLT; encoded by the coding sequence ATGAGCGATTTTAGATTTGAGAATTTAGAAATCTGGAAAGAATCAATTTTGATTTCAAATATATTATTTGATAAAGCAGAAATTGCAGAGAAGATAAAGTATTACAGATTTGCCGAACAATTACGAGGTGCTGCTTTAAGCATTAGCAATAACATTGCGGAAGGTTCAGGTTCATTTTCTAAAAAAGATTTTGCATTGTTTTTAAATTTCGCAAGACGCTCAATATTCGAATGTGCCAATATACTTTTCATATTCGAATTAAGAAATATTATAACCAAAGAAGAAAGAGCAATTCTCTATTCACGACTTCTGATTTTAAGCAAGCAAATAACAAACTTTCGAAAATCCTTATTAACCTGA
- a CDS encoding NAD-dependent epimerase, translating into MKILLTGSAGFIGFHLAQLLIKENYEVVGLDSINAYYDINLKYGRLKECGIQQEEITYGKIIQSTTYNNYRFIQLQLEDKAALEKLFAEEKFTHVCNLAAQAGVRYSLENPDAYISSNVTGFMHLLECCRHNNIQHLVYASTSSVYGLNTAMPLSEHMAADHPMTLYAATKKANEMMAHSYSHLFQLPTTGLRFFTVYGPWGRPDMALFLFTDAILNDKPINVFNYGNMVRDFTYVADIVESVKRCIFKPAIANENWDSNTPDPSSSSAPYRIFNIGNSTPVKLNTYIEAVEKALDKKAIQNLLPMQLGDVPETNADVNELIQHVNYKPATSVEDGVKNFIDWYNTYYGI; encoded by the coding sequence ATAAAAATCCTCCTCACCGGCTCCGCAGGATTCATCGGTTTCCATCTTGCACAATTATTAATCAAAGAAAATTATGAAGTTGTCGGATTAGATTCTATCAATGCATACTACGATATCAATTTAAAATACGGACGATTAAAAGAATGTGGTATTCAACAAGAAGAAATTACGTACGGAAAAATTATTCAAAGCACTACCTATAACAATTATAGATTTATTCAATTACAATTAGAAGATAAAGCAGCCTTAGAAAAATTATTTGCCGAAGAAAAATTTACGCACGTTTGCAATCTTGCTGCGCAGGCAGGTGTGCGGTATTCTCTTGAAAATCCCGATGCCTATATTTCAAGTAATGTTACCGGCTTCATGCATCTCCTCGAATGTTGCCGACATAATAATATTCAGCATTTAGTTTACGCAAGTACATCCAGTGTGTATGGTTTAAATACTGCTATGCCTTTATCAGAACATATGGCTGCCGATCATCCGATGACATTATATGCAGCAACTAAAAAAGCAAATGAAATGATGGCGCATTCTTACAGTCATTTATTTCAATTGCCCACAACAGGCTTGCGTTTTTTTACAGTATATGGCCCCTGGGGACGACCTGATATGGCGCTCTTTTTATTTACAGATGCCATCCTCAATGATAAACCGATCAACGTATTTAATTACGGCAATATGGTGCGTGATTTTACTTACGTTGCCGATATTGTAGAAAGTGTAAAACGCTGCATTTTTAAACCTGCAATTGCAAATGAAAATTGGGATAGCAATACTCCTGATCCATCATCCTCTTCTGCACCTTACCGCATTTTTAATATCGGTAATTCTACTCCCGTAAAACTCAATACATATATTGAAGCAGTAGAAAAAGCATTAGATAAAAAAGCAATTCAAAATCTATTGCCAATGCAACTTGGTGATGTGCCCGAAACAAATGCAGATGTAAATGAATTAATACAACATGTAAATTATAAACCGGCAACAAGTGTGGAAGATGGTGTGAAAAATTTTATTGATTGGTATAATACATACTATGGTATCTAA
- a CDS encoding GDP-L-fucose synthase, with protein MVSKTNKIYIAGHKGMVGSAVWRALQSKSYTNLIGRTSKELDLRNQSEVNTFFENEKPEIVIDAAARVGGILANNNYPYQFLMENMQIQNNLLDAAFQNNVSSFIFLGSSCIYPKHAAQPITEDSLLTGPLEPTNEWYAIAKISGVKTCEAIRKQYDKYFVSLMPTNLYGPYDNFDLQTSHVLPAMLRKFHDAKVNGNTPVTLWGTGTPMREFMHVDDLASAVIFALENKLPDHLYNAGTGTDLTIKALALLIQKITGHTGEIIWDDTKPDGTPRKLLAVNKLKNAGWSAEIHLENGLQQTYNWFLENHNHLKEVKI; from the coding sequence ATGGTATCTAAAACAAATAAAATATATATCGCCGGACATAAGGGTATGGTTGGTTCGGCGGTGTGGCGGGCATTGCAAAGTAAAAGCTATACAAATCTTATTGGCAGAACAAGTAAAGAATTGGATTTGCGAAATCAATCTGAGGTAAATACATTTTTTGAAAATGAAAAACCCGAAATTGTAATTGATGCTGCTGCAAGAGTGGGTGGAATTTTAGCAAACAATAATTATCCTTATCAATTCCTGATGGAGAATATGCAGATTCAAAATAATTTGTTGGATGCTGCTTTTCAAAATAATGTTTCCTCTTTTATTTTTCTCGGCAGCAGTTGTATCTATCCCAAACATGCAGCACAACCTATTACTGAAGATAGTCTCCTTACCGGTCCATTGGAACCGACCAATGAATGGTATGCTATTGCAAAAATTTCCGGTGTAAAAACATGTGAAGCAATTCGCAAACAATATGATAAATATTTTGTGAGTTTAATGCCGACAAATTTATATGGACCTTACGATAATTTCGATTTACAAACTTCGCATGTACTTCCTGCTATGTTGCGCAAATTTCATGATGCAAAAGTAAATGGCAATACTCCTGTTACGCTTTGGGGAACAGGCACACCTATGCGTGAATTCATGCATGTGGATGATCTTGCTTCTGCGGTAATTTTTGCATTGGAAAATAAGTTGCCCGATCATTTATATAATGCCGGAACCGGAACAGATTTAACCATTAAAGCTTTGGCGCTTCTCATTCAAAAAATTACAGGACATACCGGAGAAATTATTTGGGATGATACAAAACCCGATGGCACTCCCCGGAAATTATTAGCAGTAAATAAATTAAAAAATGCGGGTTGGTCTGCCGAAATACATTTAGAAAATGGATTGCAACAAACCTATAATTGGTTTCTTGAAAACCACAATCATTTGAAAGAAGTAAAAATATAA